One part of the Sphingopyxis sp. PAMC25046 genome encodes these proteins:
- a CDS encoding Rrf2 family transcriptional regulator, with protein MRLSNLADYAVVLMSAAARQCGSHYGSGPIHAGMLAEQTGIPGPTAQKLVSQLARAGLLVASRGSGGGVRLARPAAAINVADIIEAVEGPIALTSCVAEGRHDCSLEGSCKVQPHWGVVNGAVRGALANISLASLAAAPKLSFTPPAPALAGDEIRI; from the coding sequence ATGCGCCTGTCCAACCTTGCCGATTATGCCGTGGTGCTTATGAGCGCCGCTGCCCGCCAATGCGGGTCCCATTACGGTTCTGGGCCCATCCACGCGGGCATGCTCGCCGAGCAGACCGGCATCCCGGGACCGACGGCGCAGAAGCTGGTGAGCCAGCTCGCACGCGCCGGGCTGCTCGTCGCGTCGCGCGGCAGCGGCGGTGGGGTGCGACTCGCGCGGCCCGCGGCGGCGATCAATGTCGCCGACATCATCGAAGCCGTCGAAGGCCCGATCGCGCTCACCTCCTGCGTCGCCGAAGGACGCCATGACTGTTCGCTCGAGGGCAGTTGCAAGGTGCAGCCGCATTGGGGCGTCGTGAATGGCGCGGTGCGCGGTGCGCTGGCGAACATCAGCCTTGCGAGCCTTGCCGCTGCACCCAAACTCTCCTTCACCCCGCCTGCCCCGGCGCTTGCCGGCGACGAGATCAGAATATGA
- the sufB gene encoding Fe-S cluster assembly protein SufB translates to MTDNTELPVKDQAAHDAAAKVADYEHGWSSAIETDFAPKGLTEDTVRFISAKKNEPEWMLDWRLKAFRHWQTMETPDWAKLNVPPIDYQDAYYYAAPKAKPKLSSLDEVDPEILEVYKKLGIPIEEQKVLAGVEGARKVAVDAVFDSVSVATTFREELKRAGVIFLSISEAIREYPELVKKWLGKVVPMHDNYFATLNCAVFSDGTFVYVPEGVRCPMELSTYFRINAENTGQFERTLIVADKGAYVSYLEGCTAPMRDENQLHAAVVELIALDDAEIKYSTVQNWYPGNAEGQGGIYNFVTKRALCQGKRSKVSWTQVETGSAITWKYPSCVLNGDDSVGEFYSVAVTNNFQQADTGTKMIHNGKRTRSTIVSKGISAGKSNNTYRGIVRVAPNAEGVRNFTQCDSLLLGSTCGAHTVPYIEVRNPSATVEHEATTSKISDDQLFYAMQRGLGQEEAVALIVNGFAKEVLQQLPMEFAVEAQKLLGISLEGSVG, encoded by the coding sequence ATGACCGACAACACCGAACTCCCCGTCAAGGACCAGGCCGCGCACGACGCCGCGGCGAAGGTTGCCGATTACGAGCATGGCTGGTCCTCCGCCATCGAGACCGACTTCGCGCCCAAGGGGCTGACCGAGGATACGGTCCGCTTCATTTCGGCCAAGAAGAACGAGCCCGAATGGATGCTCGATTGGCGGCTGAAGGCGTTCCGCCACTGGCAGACGATGGAGACCCCCGACTGGGCGAAGCTCAACGTGCCGCCAATCGACTATCAGGACGCTTATTATTATGCGGCGCCCAAAGCGAAGCCGAAGCTGAGCAGCCTCGACGAGGTCGATCCCGAAATCCTCGAGGTCTATAAAAAGCTCGGCATCCCGATCGAGGAGCAGAAGGTGCTCGCGGGCGTCGAGGGCGCGCGCAAGGTCGCGGTCGACGCGGTGTTCGACAGCGTCAGCGTCGCGACGACCTTCCGCGAGGAGTTGAAGCGCGCGGGGGTGATCTTCCTCTCCATCTCCGAAGCAATCCGCGAATATCCCGAGTTGGTGAAGAAGTGGCTCGGCAAGGTCGTGCCGATGCACGACAATTATTTCGCGACCCTCAATTGCGCGGTCTTCTCCGACGGCACTTTCGTCTATGTGCCCGAGGGCGTGCGCTGCCCGATGGAACTCAGCACCTATTTCCGCATCAATGCCGAAAATACCGGTCAGTTCGAGCGCACGCTGATCGTCGCCGACAAGGGCGCCTATGTCTCCTACCTCGAAGGCTGCACCGCGCCGATGCGCGACGAGAACCAGCTCCACGCCGCGGTGGTCGAACTGATCGCATTGGACGATGCCGAGATCAAATATTCGACGGTGCAAAACTGGTATCCGGGCAATGCCGAGGGCCAGGGCGGCATCTATAATTTTGTGACCAAGCGCGCGCTGTGCCAGGGCAAGCGCAGCAAGGTGTCGTGGACGCAGGTCGAAACCGGCTCGGCGATCACGTGGAAATATCCGAGCTGCGTCCTCAACGGCGACGACAGCGTCGGCGAATTCTACTCGGTCGCGGTCACCAACAATTTCCAGCAGGCCGACACCGGCACCAAGATGATCCACAATGGCAAGCGCACGCGCTCGACCATCGTCAGCAAGGGGATCAGCGCGGGCAAGTCGAACAACACTTATCGCGGCATCGTGCGCGTCGCGCCCAATGCCGAGGGCGTGCGCAACTTCACCCAGTGCGACAGCCTGCTCCTCGGTAGCACCTGCGGTGCGCACACCGTCCCCTATATCGAGGTCCGCAACCCGAGCGCGACCGTCGAGCATGAAGCGACGACGAGCAAGATCAGCGACGACCAGCTTTTCTACGCAATGCAGCGCGGGCTGGGGCAGGAAGAAGCGGTGGCGCTGATCGTCAACGGTTTTGCCAAGGAAGTGCTGCAGCAGCTTCCGATGGAGTTTGCCGTCGAGGCGCAGAAATTGTTGGGGATCAGCCTTGAGGGGAGCGTGGGGTGA
- the sufC gene encoding Fe-S cluster assembly ATPase SufC, with translation MLKIENLHATVADKPILKGLSLDINAGEIHAIMGPNGAGKSTLSYVLGGRPGYEVTEGSATFDGQDLLDMDPHERAAVGLFLGFQYPVEIPGVSNVQFLRESLNAQRKARGEEPLSGGDFLKLAREKAGLLKLDMDMLKRPVNVGFSGGEKKRNEMVQMGILDPKLAILDETDSGLDIDALRIVGDGINAIMRRPDKAVLLITHYQRLLDYVRPDFVHVLAAGRIVKSGGPELALELEEHGYAEIAA, from the coding sequence ATGTTGAAGATTGAAAACCTCCACGCCACCGTCGCCGACAAGCCGATCCTGAAGGGCCTGTCGCTCGACATCAACGCGGGCGAAATCCATGCGATCATGGGGCCGAATGGCGCGGGCAAGTCGACCCTCTCCTATGTCCTCGGCGGGCGCCCCGGTTATGAGGTCACCGAAGGGTCGGCGACGTTCGACGGGCAGGATCTGCTCGACATGGACCCGCACGAGCGTGCCGCGGTGGGCCTGTTCCTCGGCTTCCAATATCCGGTCGAGATCCCCGGCGTGTCGAACGTCCAGTTCCTGCGCGAGAGCCTCAACGCCCAGCGCAAGGCGCGCGGCGAAGAGCCGTTGTCGGGCGGCGACTTCCTGAAGCTCGCGCGCGAGAAGGCGGGGCTGCTCAAGCTCGACATGGATATGCTCAAGCGCCCGGTGAACGTCGGCTTTTCGGGCGGCGAGAAGAAGCGCAACGAGATGGTGCAGATGGGCATCCTCGACCCCAAGCTCGCGATCCTCGACGAGACCGACTCGGGCCTCGACATCGACGCGCTGCGCATCGTCGGCGACGGGATCAACGCGATCATGCGGCGCCCCGACAAGGCCGTGCTGCTGATCACACATTATCAGCGCCTGCTCGACTATGTGCGGCCCGATTTCGTCCACGTCCTCGCGGCCGGCCGCATCGTCAAGTCGGGCGGTCCTGAGCTGGCGCTTGAGCTGGAAGAACATGGTTATGCGGAGATTGCAGCGTGA
- a CDS encoding SufD family Fe-S cluster assembly protein: MTTLPTRRDEAWRYSNIDAVTAAWPLPAPESIVVPAGSDFKRAIVQDAGTIQQVEMSIGNGATASLHILNIGGVYGRIELNVTLHEGADFTLGAAQIGGGEQTLEIVTTVTHAEPGATSRQMIRSVLGGTATGTYLGKVAVARDAQQTDSEQDVKAMLLDRSATANAKPELEIFADDVKCAHGCAIGELDAMSLYYLQSRGLPPAEAKKILLQAFVAGVFDGAEDEEKLQALALAKLGELV; this comes from the coding sequence ATGACCACCCTCCCCACGCGCCGCGACGAAGCCTGGCGCTATAGCAATATCGACGCGGTGACCGCGGCATGGCCGCTGCCCGCGCCCGAGAGCATCGTCGTGCCCGCGGGCAGCGACTTCAAGCGCGCGATCGTGCAGGATGCAGGGACGATCCAGCAGGTCGAGATGAGCATCGGCAACGGTGCGACCGCGTCGCTGCATATCCTCAACATCGGCGGTGTATACGGCCGCATCGAACTGAACGTCACGCTGCACGAAGGCGCCGACTTCACCCTCGGCGCCGCGCAGATCGGCGGCGGCGAACAGACTCTTGAGATCGTCACCACCGTCACCCACGCCGAACCCGGCGCGACCTCGCGGCAGATGATCCGCTCGGTGCTCGGCGGCACTGCGACCGGCACTTATCTCGGCAAGGTCGCCGTCGCGCGCGACGCGCAGCAGACCGACAGCGAGCAGGACGTGAAAGCGATGCTGCTCGACCGCAGCGCGACCGCCAACGCCAAGCCCGAGCTCGAAATCTTCGCCGACGATGTCAAATGCGCGCACGGCTGCGCGATCGGCGAGCTCGACGCGATGAGCCTCTATTATCTCCAGTCGCGCGGCCTTCCGCCCGCCGAGGCGAAGAAGATATTGCTGCAGGCCTTCGTTGCCGGCGTCTTCGACGGCGCCGAGGACGAGGAAAAGCTACAAGCGCTCGCGCTCGCCAAGCTGGGAGAGTTGGTGTGA
- a CDS encoding cysteine desulfurase: protein MTPGWHYLDTAATAQKPQAVIDATVNAMGRDYATVHRGVYARSADMTLAYEAARRRIAGFIGARENDVTFVRGATEAINLVAYSHPKKGRVLLSMLEHHSNIVPWQLAGWQVDVCPLTADGCIDLDAAEKLLTPDHTMVAFAHVSNVLGSPLDVARAAELAHRVDAELLIDGCQAVPRLPVDVAALGCDYYAFSGHKLYGPTGIGVLWSDKLDTLPPWQGGGSMIDRVTFAKTSYAPAPTRFEAGTPAIVEAIGLAAAVDYVEALGIDRVHAHECALVGSLREALARKNSITLYGPENSAGIVSFSMTGVHPHDIGTILDESGVAIRAGHHCAQPLMEHLGVPATARASFGVYNNDDDVAALIDGLARVERIFG, encoded by the coding sequence CTGACGCCAGGCTGGCACTATCTCGACACCGCCGCGACCGCGCAGAAGCCGCAGGCGGTGATCGACGCGACGGTGAACGCAATGGGCCGCGACTATGCGACCGTGCACCGCGGCGTCTATGCACGCTCGGCCGATATGACGCTCGCCTATGAGGCGGCGCGGCGGCGGATCGCGGGCTTTATCGGCGCGCGCGAGAATGACGTGACCTTCGTGCGGGGCGCGACCGAGGCGATCAATCTCGTCGCCTACTCGCATCCGAAGAAGGGCCGCGTACTGCTGTCGATGCTCGAACATCACAGCAATATCGTGCCCTGGCAGCTCGCGGGCTGGCAGGTCGATGTCTGCCCGCTGACCGCCGACGGCTGCATCGACCTCGACGCCGCCGAGAAGCTGCTCACCCCCGATCACACGATGGTCGCCTTCGCCCATGTCTCGAACGTGCTCGGCAGCCCGCTCGACGTTGCGCGCGCCGCCGAGCTCGCGCACCGTGTCGACGCCGAACTGCTGATCGACGGCTGTCAGGCGGTTCCGCGCCTGCCCGTCGATGTCGCGGCATTGGGCTGCGACTATTACGCCTTCTCGGGCCACAAGCTCTACGGCCCCACCGGCATCGGCGTGCTGTGGAGCGACAAGCTCGACACGCTCCCGCCGTGGCAGGGCGGCGGATCGATGATCGACCGCGTGACCTTCGCCAAGACGAGCTACGCCCCCGCCCCCACCCGCTTCGAAGCCGGCACTCCGGCAATCGTCGAAGCGATCGGGCTCGCCGCGGCCGTCGACTATGTCGAGGCGCTGGGCATCGACAGGGTCCATGCGCATGAATGCGCGCTCGTCGGGAGCTTGCGCGAAGCCCTCGCACGCAAGAACAGCATCACGCTCTATGGCCCTGAAAATAGTGCAGGAATCGTCAGTTTTTCGATGACGGGGGTTCATCCGCACGACATCGGCACTATCTTGGACGAAAGCGGGGTCGCGATCCGCGCCGGGCACCATTGCGCGCAGCCGCTGATGGAGCATCTGGGTGTACCCGCGACCGCGCGCGCGAGCTTCGGTGTGTACAACAATGACGACGATGTGGCGGCGCTGATCGACGGCCTCGCCCGCGTCGAGAGGATTTTCGGATGA
- a CDS encoding SUF system Fe-S cluster assembly protein produces MSDEDRMIKVEEVTSVDAPPKARVEDIETAPEKLERKRDYLEGFLAAKPADVAPGAVGGDLYESVIDALKEIFDPEIPVNIYDLGLIYNVEIDEGHVLVTMTLTTPHCPVAESMPAEVELRVGAVPGVGDAEVNLVWDPPWSPQNMSDEARLELGML; encoded by the coding sequence ATGAGCGACGAGGACCGCATGATCAAGGTCGAAGAAGTGACGAGCGTCGACGCGCCGCCGAAAGCGCGCGTCGAAGATATCGAGACCGCGCCCGAGAAGCTCGAGCGCAAGCGCGACTATCTCGAAGGCTTCCTCGCGGCCAAGCCCGCCGACGTAGCGCCCGGCGCGGTCGGCGGCGACCTTTATGAGTCGGTGATCGACGCGCTCAAGGAGATTTTCGACCCCGAAATCCCCGTGAACATCTACGACCTCGGCCTGATCTACAATGTCGAGATCGACGAGGGCCATGTGCTCGTCACGATGACGCTGACCACGCCGCACTGCCCGGTCGCGGAGTCGATGCCCGCCGAGGTCGAACTGCGCGTCGGCGCGGTGCCCGGCGTCGGCGACGCCGAGGTCAATCTCGTCTGGGACCCGCCGTGGTCGCCGCAGAATATGAGCGACGAAGCGCGGCTCGAATTGGGGATGCTGTGA
- a CDS encoding iron-sulfur cluster assembly accessory protein — MTDTKTRVRPAAVTLTPGAEERIAKLMASAPEGTIGVRLSTPRRGCSGLAYSVDYVTEEVKFDEKIETPGGVFYIDGASVLYLIGSVMDWVEDDFAAGFVFENPNAKGACGCGESFTV, encoded by the coding sequence ATGACCGATACCAAGACCCGCGTCCGCCCGGCAGCAGTGACGCTCACCCCCGGTGCCGAGGAACGCATCGCGAAACTGATGGCGTCGGCGCCGGAGGGCACGATCGGCGTGCGCCTGTCGACCCCGCGCCGCGGCTGTTCGGGGCTCGCCTATTCGGTCGACTATGTAACCGAAGAGGTGAAGTTCGACGAGAAGATCGAGACCCCCGGCGGCGTCTTCTACATCGACGGCGCGTCGGTCCTGTATCTGATCGGCAGCGTTATGGACTGGGTCGAGGATGATTTTGCCGCGGGCTTCGTCTTCGAGAATCCGAACGCCAAGGGCGCGTGCGGCTGCGGCGAGAGTTTTACCGTCTAA
- the mddA gene encoding methanethiol S-methyltransferase, which yields MIRAFYLAYAAICYAIFFATFLYLIAFVGNLPVVEPTVDFAREAPPGRTVLIDAALIALFGVQHSAMARPGFKAAWTRIVPAPIERSTYVLLASLTLIVLMLFWHELTTPVWMVTNVAGAAVLWALFGLGWLIVLTSTFLINHFELFGLQQAWFAVRAKAAAPPVLRQPLFYRFVRHPLYAGFFLAFWATPVMTAGHLLLAAGLSLYMLIAIRFEERDLIDVFGEAYVSYRRRVGMLVPRIGGGR from the coding sequence ATGATCCGTGCCTTCTATCTGGCCTATGCGGCCATCTGCTATGCGATATTCTTTGCGACATTCCTGTACCTTATCGCCTTCGTCGGCAATCTGCCCGTCGTCGAGCCAACGGTCGATTTCGCGCGCGAAGCGCCGCCCGGGCGAACGGTATTGATCGATGCCGCGCTGATCGCGCTGTTCGGCGTTCAGCATAGCGCGATGGCCCGCCCCGGGTTCAAGGCGGCATGGACGCGTATCGTCCCTGCCCCCATCGAGCGTAGTACCTATGTGCTGCTCGCCAGCCTCACGCTGATCGTTCTGATGCTGTTCTGGCACGAACTGACCACACCGGTGTGGATGGTAACCAATGTAGCGGGCGCCGCGGTCCTGTGGGCACTCTTCGGCCTCGGCTGGCTGATCGTCCTCACCAGTACCTTCCTGATCAACCATTTCGAGCTGTTCGGTTTGCAGCAAGCCTGGTTCGCCGTGCGCGCGAAAGCGGCCGCGCCGCCGGTGCTGCGCCAGCCGCTTTTCTACAGGTTCGTGCGGCATCCGTTATATGCGGGGTTCTTCCTCGCCTTCTGGGCGACGCCCGTGATGACCGCCGGCCACCTGCTGCTCGCCGCCGGCCTTTCTCTCTATATGCTGATAGCAATCCGGTTCGAGGAGCGCGACCTGATCGATGTCTTCGGCGAAGCTTATGTAAGCTATCGTCGGCGCGTCGGCATGCTCGTCCCGCGGATCGGCGGCGGCCGCTAG